GCTCGCCGACATGGACGCGATCTCCCGCCAGATCGACCAGCTCCGCTCCGAGGACGACCCCGCCACCCGCGCGCGGGGCTATCGACTGCTCAACCGCCGCTTCCACGAGGCCATCCACCTCATGGCCCACTCCCGCGTCATGGCCCAGACCAGCAGCCGCATGTGGGACCTCTCCGACTTCCTGATCAACACCACGGGCACCTCCAACCCGCTCAGCGCCGCACTCGACGGACGACACGACGACCACGAACGCATCCGCGCAGCGCTGCACGACGGCGACCAGGCCGCCGCACGCAAGGAGATGGAGCACCACATCGTCGGCACCGTGGACGTCATCCGCGAGCACGAGGAATGACACCTGACAACAGAACGACCACGGGTCGACCACGACCGAATCCGCCTCGACACCCCGAGGGATGAACAGCGGCGGAGATCGACATCTGAGGGCCCGATAGAGGGACGATCGACCCGCACGTGCCCGGTGATCAATGGAGGGCGACGGACCCCGACAGGTCGCTGAGCAGCGCAAACTAGTTCGGAACGCCTGCAGCGGTCAACGCCCGCGGCGACGGGCGGTGGGTCCGGAGGTGCTGGAGCCGGCGCGCGGCATCACCCGCGGTGGGACGCGTCCCGGCCGGGACCCACCACAGAGCCGTCGAGGGCTGCCGGGTCGTGGTGAACCACCGGGAGCGGTTCCGCACGAACCCGCCGTGCCCGCTGCGGTAGACGAACCCGTGCCGCGCCGCGTAGTCCTCCCAGAGCGAGAGGTTGAGGAACGCCGGCCCCCCGTCAACGGTGACGACGACCAGGCCGTGGTCGGCGCCGGTGCCCAGCCGCCACACGAACCCGAGACCGGCCTCGGCGAGCCGGTGGATCCCGTCGAGCGCGTCGACGAAGCCCCTCATCGACGGATCGTCGAGTAGCGCGCGCAACCGCGCGAGGTTGACCTGCGCGAGCTCACTCACGGCGATCGAGGATACGGGTGGCGAGGGCCGCAGGACCGTCGGCGCAGCGGCGCCGACGCAGTGTCCGAGGCTCTCCCCTGTCGGCGGATCAGCGCCTGGGCCCGTCGGGCTCCCGCACCTCGTCCACGAGTCCCAGGCGCAGAGCCGTCTGCGCGTCGACCGTCGTACCGCGCAGAGCCAGGTGAAGGGTCCGCCAGCGCCCGATCCGGCGCGGGATGCTCACCGTTCCGCCGGCGCCGGGAATCAGCCCCATCCCCACTTCCGGGAGACGGAACGTGGCGTCCGGCCGGGCGACGATCCGGCCGGCGAACGCCGGCAGCTCGATCCCCGCCCCGACGCAGGCGCCGTGCACCCAGGCCTCCGTCCGGGCTGCGAGGAGGTGCAGCGGGCGGGCAGGCCCGCCCCGGGTGCGCACCAGGTGCGCGGTGACCGGATCCGGCGTGGTGCCGAACTCGTCGAGGTCGCCGCCCGCGCAGAACGCCGGGCCGGCCCCGTCGAGCACGATGCGGGTGACCGTCTCGTCCATCAGCGGGACCTGCAGCGTTCGTGGTCGAGGCCACCCACCGCTTGAGGTTCTCGCGGGTCATGTCGGCCGGCTGAGCCCGGCCGACCGAGGCCCGCAGCCACTCGCAGAACTGGGTGATGGAGAGCTCGTGGTCGCGGATCGTCAGCGAGTGAGTGCCGAGCCGGTGCTCCGGTCAGCCCGCCACCGCCTCCACACGCAGTGTGCGCTGCAGGAATGCGACCTGAGCGTCCACGGAACGCTGGAACATCTCGCCTGAGTAGATGTCGAAGTGGCCCGAGGGCAGCTCCAGGATCTCCGAGCCCGCCCCGGCCTTCGCGGCCACCGCGCGCACGGCCGACGGCGGCGCGATGTTGTCGTCGGCCGCCACCACCAGGAAGATCGGCGCCCGCAGCTTCGACGCCGCCGTGACCGGGCGGTTGAGCGGGATGAGCAGCGCGCCGCGGGCGCACATCTCGTTGCGGAACGTCGGGCCCATGATCGAGCGGTACCCGGTCTCGGCGCCGTCGGCGGTGATGGCGGCGAGCGAGCCGGGCGGGCCGACGACCGGGATGAGGTGCGGCTCGCGCCCCAGCAGGGATCCGACGATGTCGCGCAGCGCGTGCCCGGTCAGCTTGAGCAGCTGCCCGACGCCCGCGTACCGGCCGATCTCCAGCAGCGCGGCGAGGCCGTCCATCGCCGCACCCTGCGAGATCACGGCCGCCACCTGGCCGTCCTTGGCCGCCACCGGCACCACGTGCCCGCCGGAGTAGGAGCTGCCCCAGAGCACGATGCGGTCGGCGTCGACGCCGGCGAGGCCCCGGGCGTGGGCGATGGCCGCGTGGTAGTCCTCGCGGTGCCGCACGTGCCAGACGTTCTGGCGCGGGGTGCCGTCGGAGGTGCCGTAGCCGCGGTAGTCGAAGACGAGGACGTCGGCCCCGGCGGCGGCGAAGCGCTCCGCGAACGGCAGCAGCCCGGCGTCCCTCGTGGCCCCGAACCCGTGCCCCATCACCACGCACGGGCGGCCGCGGGAGCCGGTGAGGGCGTCGGAGGTGGCCTCCAGGTACCACGCGGCGCACCGCGTGCCGTGGCTGTCGAACCCGGTCTCGCTGACCATTCCCGCTCCCTCGTGTCCCTGTGGCGCCCACCACACCTTCGCTGGGGGGAGGCTATCGGTTCGCGCACTACGGTGATCGCTGTTCACCGCCGAACCCGAGGAGTCCCCCGTGTCGATCCCCACCGACGAAGACCGCAGCCTGCTCACCGTGGTCGCCACGATGCGCGCCCAGCCGGGCAAGGAGGAGGAGCTCCAGGCCCTGCTCGAGGGCCTCATCGAGCCCACCCGCGCCGAGGCCGACTGCACCACCTACGCGCTGCACCGGGGTTCGCAGGACCCGGCGGTCTTCATCTTCATCGAGCACTGGACCGACCAGGCCGCACTCGACGCCCATCTGGGCACCCCGCACCTGCAGGCCGCCCTGCCGAAGATCCCCGAGCTGCTCGACGGCGAGCTGGTGATCACCACGCTGAACCGCGTCGCCTGAGCGGTCGCCCGGCGGCGGTCAGCTCCCGGTGAGGAAGCTGGCCGTCGTCGGGGTGCCGGACTCGAGGCCGCGCAGCCAGTCGAGGTCTCCGTCGCCGAACACGGCCACCGACCCGGCCAGCAGCCACACCAGCGACGGCACGAACTCCGTCATGAGCACCTGCCGCACCGCGGGGACGTCGGCGGTGGCGGCCTCGCTCTCCAGCACGCCGGTGACGTACCGCGCCCGCGCCGCGTACCGCTTCCCCATCGACGCGGTGATCCACGCGAGCACCTCGTCGACGCGCTCCGGGCGGTCGGCTGCGGACTCGCGGACCAGGCTCAGCAGCCGGATCAGGGTCAGCGTGCCCATCAGCTGCGCGGGGCCGCTGTCGCTCTCGGGGACCGTGCGGGAGTCGACGTCGTAGAGCTGCGCCGCGGCCTGGCGGGCCGGTTCGGGGGCGGGCTCCTCCAGGGTCGCCTCCACCGCGCGGTAGAGCAGGTCCCCGATCGCCTCGGCGGCCTGCGCGATCTCCCGGGCTCCACGCTCGTCGGTCATGCGGCCACCCTAGGCAGCCGCCCGGCCCGCCGGTCCCCCCGCCCCTGGCCGGTGCAGGGAGGCGGCACCGCCCCGGACGGCGAGTTTGCCAACGGCGCCCGGCGAGTTCGCCGCTGCTGCCCGGCGGGTTGGCCGCTGCCGCCCGGCGGGTTGGCCGCTGCCGCCCGGCGGGTTGGCCGCTGCCACCCGGCGAGTTGGCCGCTCTCCACCGGAGAGTTTGCTGGTGCTGCCCGGCGAGTTGGCCGACTACCCCCGGCGAGTTCGCCGACGGCGCGCGGCGAGTCGGCCGGCGGCGCACCGACGAGTTGCCCGACCGTGTCGGGGTAGCTCGCGACGATGCGCCACCCGCCTTAGCCAGCGGGACACGGCCGGTCTGCCGACAGAGCCTCCGACCGCCGGTGTCTGAGTCGACCGTCGTGACCTTCCGGGTCTGCTGCACCGGCGCCGACTGCGCGACGGCCGTCGGTGGCGGACGTAGGTGGGCTGCGGTGTCGGCTCGGCCACGGATCCCGCTCCCCGGCCGGATACCGGAAGAGTCGCCTGGTCGGGTGCGTCATGTGACCGTCTGCCGGTCGTGTCGTGGTCTGGCCTACCGAGGCCGGGACGCCAACCGGTCATGCACGGGGTGATCCGGGCGGTGGGGTCGCGGTTCGGGACCACCGGACGTCTCGCCCGACCCGGCCGAGCCTCCGAGCCCGGGTCGGGCACGTCGGTCGGGGACGGCCGCCCACCCCGCCACGTCATCCGGTAGTTCACCTCAGACGACCCGCACCCGACCGGAACCAGCGCACCACGCCGAAGAAGGCCGGGCAGCCCATCATCCAAAGCGCCCAGCCATGCGCCGAACGGTCCCTGAGCTGCGACAATCCACTCACGCTCGAACGCATGTTCTAGTAGAATCAGGGCATGGCCGGCGACACCCTCCGAGACGCGCACCAGCACCTCGCTGCCGCACTCGACGAGCTCGCCGCCGCCACCACCCACGCCTCCGAGAACGACCTGATCTCGCTGCTGACCCTCTGCGAGGGCGTCACCCGGCGGGTCGAGGCGATCTCCAGCGCAGCAGTCGCCGTCCTGGATGACCGAGGCACGTTCCTGTCGCGTGGTTATCCGAGCACCGCTGCCGCGGTGTCGGACCTGCTGTCCTGGGACCAGCGCCAGGCCCGGTCCTTCACCTCCGCGGCCACCGACGTCCACGGCCGCACCACCCTGAGCGGGGAACAGCTCCCGGCCCGGATGCCCGCCACCGCCGCCGCGTTCGGCGAGGGAACGATCGGGTGGCGGCACGTCGAGGTCATCCACCGCGTCCTGGGCACCCGGGCCGCCGAACGGCTCACCACGTCAGCGTGGACCGGCGCAGAGGCGCAGCTCGCCGACTACGCCCTGCAGGCCAAGCCCGGACAGCTCCTCAGCTTCGGCACCTTGCTGATCGACCGGCTCGACCAGGACGGGCCCGAACCCGACGACACCCCGCCACCGGTGAACGAGCTGCGCCTGACCCGCCACCGCGGCGGCGCAGGCGGGTCGATCAAGGGCCGGTTCGAAGACCCCGCCCTCTACGACGCCATCGCCGCGGTCATCGATGCCAAGGCCAAACCGCTGACCGCCGACGACGACCGAACCGCGGCCCAGCGACAGGCCGAAGCACTCGCCGACGTGTGCGGGTACGTCCTCGACCACGGCGACGACCTGCCCGAGACCGGCGGTCGCCGCCCCCACCTCACCGTGATCATCCGACTGGAAGACCTCGAGGCTCGAGCCAGAGGCGCGATGTTGGAGTTCGGCGGCACCATCACCCCCGCCACCCTGCGCACCCTGGCCTGCGACGCCGGAGTCGTCCCCATCGTCATGAACGGCGACAGCCAACCCCTCGACGTCGGCCGGGAGAAGCGGACCATTCCCGACGGGCTCCGCAAGGCCATTACCGTCAGAGACCGCGGCTGCGCGCATCCCGGCTGCGACCGGCCACCGTCGTGGTGCGACGTCCACCATGTGGATCACTGGGGACGTGAGGGACCGACGGAGCTCAACAACCTGGTCATGCTGTGCAAGGCCCACCACCGCCAGATCCACCACTCGGACTGGACCGTCCGGATCCGCGACGGACTACCCGAGTTCGTCCCACCACGATGGATCGACCCGACCGGGTCTCCCCGCCGCAGACCGCTCCCGGTCTGACGATCACCGGTATCAGTACCGCGGCCGCCCGGAGGCCGGATGAGGGTGCTGGAGACGACCGAGGCTCGGGAGCGGTTCCGCCGGAGCCGGACGCCGACCGGACTGACGGTGGAACGCCTGACCGCCACCTGCACCGGCCGGATCCAGGACCACCGCCGAGATCGCGGCCGCCGCCGCACCCGACGACCACCACGACCGGCGGGTGGAGGCGCTGCGCGGGGCCTGCTCCGGATCCCCCGCCCGGTCCGTGCGCGCCGCACCCGGCACCCCGGACGGAGCCGTCGCCTGCGCGCTCGCCACCCACTGGACGCCGCGACGTGACCGGGTCAGTACCCGGGCTCGCAGGCCACCTTCCCGCGCTCGACGGCCGACACGAGCGCGGCGTGGTCGGCCTCGGTCTGGTCGGCGTAGCGGCGGGCGAACGTGCTCAGCGCGCGGTCGAGGTTGTCGCCGCGCCCCACGTACCCGGAGATCATCGACGCGCCGCTGGTGCGGGCGTGTCCCTTGGCCAGCAGGTGCCCCACGACGCCGGCGTAGTCGACGAGCGCGGCGGGGCGGATGCCCTCGAGGTCGATCGAGCCCTTCATGTCGCGGAACTGGCGGACGTAGAACTGCATGTCGCCGACGCTGGTCCAGCCCAGCAGCGGGTCGCTGACGGTCTGCAGCGCCTGCTGGTACTCCACGACCCGCTGGCCCTGGTGCGCGTGCTGCGCCGAGTCGCCGTGCACGTGCCGGGCCAGCACGGACCGCCGTGCCTGCTTGAGCTGCAGGAACACGACGTCGTCGGGTGCGGACCCCTCCAGCAGCGCGACGTAGGCGCGCAGGCCGACGCTGCCGACGCCGACGACCTTGTGCCC
This sequence is a window from Pseudonocardia petroleophila. Protein-coding genes within it:
- a CDS encoding enoyl-CoA hydratase/isomerase family protein → MDETVTRIVLDGAGPAFCAGGDLDEFGTTPDPVTAHLVRTRGGPARPLHLLAARTEAWVHGACVGAGIELPAFAGRIVARPDATFRLPEVGMGLIPGAGGTVSIPRRIGRWRTLHLALRGTTVDAQTALRLGLVDEVREPDGPRR
- a CDS encoding GntR family transcriptional regulator codes for the protein MTRPQPVRLDRATSRLNHAVYDQLKERLLDGVYAAGEQLSTERLRLEFGVSKQPVMEAMRRLSGDGLIDIYPQVGSRVAIYPPQEVGDFFVMFGGFEGTIAGIAATRRTPEQLADMDAISRQIDQLRSEDDPATRARGYRLLNRRFHEAIHLMAHSRVMAQTSSRMWDLSDFLINTTGTSNPLSAALDGRHDDHERIRAALHDGDQAAARKEMEHHIVGTVDVIREHEE
- a CDS encoding putative quinol monooxygenase; amino-acid sequence: MSIPTDEDRSLLTVVATMRAQPGKEEELQALLEGLIEPTRAEADCTTYALHRGSQDPAVFIFIEHWTDQAALDAHLGTPHLQAALPKIPELLDGELVITTLNRVA
- a CDS encoding DUF3291 domain-containing protein produces the protein MSELAQVNLARLRALLDDPSMRGFVDALDGIHRLAEAGLGFVWRLGTGADHGLVVVTVDGGPAFLNLSLWEDYAARHGFVYRSGHGGFVRNRSRWFTTTRQPSTALWWVPAGTRPTAGDAARRLQHLRTHRPSPRALTAAGVPN
- a CDS encoding alpha/beta hydrolase → MVSETGFDSHGTRCAAWYLEATSDALTGSRGRPCVVMGHGFGATRDAGLLPFAERFAAAGADVLVFDYRGYGTSDGTPRQNVWHVRHREDYHAAIAHARGLAGVDADRIVLWGSSYSGGHVVPVAAKDGQVAAVISQGAAMDGLAALLEIGRYAGVGQLLKLTGHALRDIVGSLLGREPHLIPVVGPPGSLAAITADGAETGYRSIMGPTFRNEMCARGALLIPLNRPVTAASKLRAPIFLVVAADDNIAPPSAVRAVAAKAGAGSEILELPSGHFDIYSGEMFQRSVDAQVAFLQRTLRVEAVAG
- a CDS encoding HNH endonuclease signature motif containing protein, giving the protein MAGDTLRDAHQHLAAALDELAAATTHASENDLISLLTLCEGVTRRVEAISSAAVAVLDDRGTFLSRGYPSTAAAVSDLLSWDQRQARSFTSAATDVHGRTTLSGEQLPARMPATAAAFGEGTIGWRHVEVIHRVLGTRAAERLTTSAWTGAEAQLADYALQAKPGQLLSFGTLLIDRLDQDGPEPDDTPPPVNELRLTRHRGGAGGSIKGRFEDPALYDAIAAVIDAKAKPLTADDDRTAAQRQAEALADVCGYVLDHGDDLPETGGRRPHLTVIIRLEDLEARARGAMLEFGGTITPATLRTLACDAGVVPIVMNGDSQPLDVGREKRTIPDGLRKAITVRDRGCAHPGCDRPPSWCDVHHVDHWGREGPTELNNLVMLCKAHHRQIHHSDWTVRIRDGLPEFVPPRWIDPTGSPRRRPLPV